From Cystobacter fuscus DSM 2262, one genomic window encodes:
- the sitA5 gene encoding SitA5 family polymorphic toxin, translated as MSLNPVGSLPVGSRLRPLVGVWFILTLLLHSACATGVPRDSLSTGRTTPSEPPPTLRQGVALAAEPGFESARIYTVDFLEPSASASRPVPLLPADFRRAFQRLSRDMRVTGSPRETARELISLSHQLPPEAEHMEMAGQWLMERYGERTYTFVPLDQFGPEPLTPEADAALRDSYLSWCVPRGGGDCLCLLEDGPFLRTDDRRVLALALALGPVLDETRAALARELLDPRAVVSLVAWTVTLYCLLWVAPEPTTKALAATLTVILVGWLGLETVWGLMDGYSRMAMAAHEASTFAELRAAGADFGRVLGEDAARAMILAVATLSGRTLGEVATRVKSLPGHGLASARWEAQGGAGVLRRAGVEEWAQGEALAHAVVAVDTVALSPQGPLAVVLLKQKTGPGAARAPGGRSATTVLQHRGGNRQMELSDGQRWHVPRGKSLADIPPHDKVGDQLQEAVTRAAKQWGPDKLSRNEQRAIERALKKGEYWQARLLEREARGRYVQQQVKTQFEHLYDFSLSKGVDVVDPANGRKYEILSGTASNLARHGRRMAGEFFRMLTF; from the coding sequence GTGTCCCTGAACCCTGTTGGCTCACTCCCAGTGGGCAGCCGCCTGCGCCCCCTGGTGGGCGTCTGGTTCATCCTCACCCTCCTGCTGCACAGTGCGTGTGCCACGGGTGTGCCTCGCGACAGTCTCTCGACGGGCCGAACCACGCCGTCCGAGCCTCCCCCGACCCTCCGGCAGGGAGTCGCTCTCGCCGCCGAGCCGGGCTTCGAGTCAGCCCGCATCTACACCGTGGACTTCCTGGAGCCGAGCGCCTCCGCCTCCCGCCCCGTGCCCCTGCTCCCGGCCGACTTCCGGCGCGCCTTCCAGCGGCTCTCCCGAGACATGCGAGTGACGGGCAGCCCTCGCGAAACCGCGCGCGAGTTGATCTCGCTCTCGCACCAGCTCCCGCCAGAGGCCGAGCACATGGAGATGGCGGGCCAGTGGTTGATGGAGCGCTACGGTGAGCGGACGTACACCTTCGTGCCCCTGGACCAGTTCGGCCCCGAGCCCCTGACACCCGAGGCCGATGCCGCCCTGCGCGACAGCTATCTCTCATGGTGCGTGCCCCGAGGTGGCGGGGACTGCCTGTGCCTGCTGGAGGACGGTCCGTTCCTGCGCACGGATGACCGGCGCGTCCTGGCGCTGGCGCTGGCCCTGGGCCCGGTACTCGACGAGACACGCGCGGCCCTGGCGCGCGAGCTGCTGGACCCGAGAGCAGTGGTGTCCCTGGTCGCCTGGACGGTGACGCTCTACTGCCTGCTCTGGGTGGCACCCGAGCCGACCACCAAGGCCCTGGCCGCTACCTTGACAGTCATTCTGGTGGGCTGGCTGGGGCTGGAGACCGTGTGGGGGCTGATGGACGGGTACAGCCGAATGGCCATGGCGGCGCACGAGGCGAGTACCTTCGCGGAGTTGCGCGCGGCGGGCGCGGACTTCGGCCGGGTGCTGGGCGAGGACGCGGCGCGAGCGATGATTCTGGCGGTGGCCACACTCAGCGGGCGCACCTTGGGAGAGGTGGCGACGCGGGTGAAGTCATTGCCGGGCCATGGCCTGGCCTCGGCGCGTTGGGAGGCCCAGGGCGGAGCCGGCGTGCTGCGACGGGCGGGCGTGGAGGAGTGGGCACAGGGCGAGGCGCTGGCCCACGCGGTGGTGGCGGTGGACACGGTGGCCCTGTCTCCGCAGGGCCCGCTGGCGGTGGTGCTGCTCAAGCAGAAAACGGGCCCAGGGGCGGCAAGGGCCCCAGGTGGCCGCTCCGCCACCACCGTGTTGCAACACCGAGGCGGCAACCGACAGATGGAGCTGAGCGACGGCCAGCGCTGGCACGTGCCGCGCGGCAAGTCTCTCGCGGACATTCCGCCCCATGACAAGGTGGGCGACCAGCTCCAGGAAGCCGTCACCCGTGCCGCCAAGCAGTGGGGGCCAGACAAGCTCAGCCGGAACGAGCAGCGGGCCATTGAACGGGCCCTGAAGAAGGGCGAGTACTGGCAGGCGCGCCTCTTGGAGCGCGAGGCCCGGGGCCGCTACGTGCAACAGCAGGTGAAAACGCAGTTCGAGCACCTCTACGACTTCAGCCTGAGCAAGGGCGTCGACGTGGTTGACCCGGCGAACGGTCGCAAGTACGAGATTCTTTCAGGGACGGCGTCGAACCTCGCACGACATGGCAGGCGCATGGCGGGTGAGTTCTTCCGGATGCTCACCTTCTGA